CCTTTTACGGGGGGACAAATCTGGTGGATCCATTCCTGAAAGGGATGGATCACTTCAGGGAGATGGGCCAGTCGGCAAACCGGATCCTGGTGTTTCTCTCAGACGGGGAGGCCTCGATCCCCACAGAGAAGAAGGAGGCGATCATTTCCGAGATGGAGAAGATGGATATCCACCTCTACCTCCTCGGCATCAACCTGAGAAAGGAGAACAGCGACCTTCTGGAGATCGTGGACAGGACCGGGGGGAGGTTCATACCCACCGAGTCGCACACCGAGCTTGTGGCTGCTTTCAACGAAATCGATCGTCTCGAACCGGGTATGGTGGAAGTGGAGATCCAGGGGCAAGACCGGGAGCTCTACCCTGGTTTGGTTGCCGTGGCTCTGGGCCTGATGCTGCTTGTTATCTTACTGAGAAACACCCTATTTATCGAGCTCTGCTAGGAGGTCTGCCATGAGGATCCTCGCATTCGTCCGCCGAATTCGACTCTACGCCTTGATTGCCGGGAGCCTCTGCCTCTGTTATGGTATCTACGAAAAATACTGGTACGCCGACCTGATAGCCCAGGCTGTGAGGACCGTAGAGAGGAACCAATTCGACACGCAGTACCTCGAAGAGGCAGGGAAAAACCTCTTCGCCTCGGAGGACATTCTCTCCTATAACATGGGGGTGAGGGCCTACCGCGCGAGGAATCTGAAAAAGGCGAGCGAGCACTTCTTCGAGGTGATTCGCAACAGCGGCGATCCCCGCTGGAAGGAACGGGCCTACTACAATCTGGGCAACATCATGGCCCAGCTCGAGCTGCCGACAAAAGCCGCTGAGATGTACCGTGAAGCCATCCGGCTCGACCCCACCGACTGGGAGAGCAAGTACAACCTCGAGAGACTCTACGTCTTCTATCCGAGGGCGTTCCCCAAGGAGACAGAACAGGCCTCCCTCGACAAGGAGCCCGGTGAGGAGGAACCGAACAAGAGCCAGATGGGCAAACACGGCGTAGAGGAGCCGGACATCTAAGGGGGGAGGTCTTGTCTCTCGGATTCCTCAATACCAGGGCATTCTGGACGGTTTCGATCCTCCCCTTGGTTCTGGGTACACTCCTGTGGGGGATACACAGGAGGAGGGCCATCCTCGGGGAGTTCGGCCGAATCGATCTGCTAGCCGGGTTTTCCCGGATTTCGCTCCACCGGAAGAGGGCCTGTCAAATCCTCCTGCCTATCCTCTGCCTCGGCCTCTTGATCACCGTGGTGGCACGACCTCTGGTTTTCGGATATTCCAAGCAACTCCTCAAGGGCTCCCTCGACGTCGTGGCTGTTCTCGATGTCTCCAAGTCCATGGCAGCAGAGGACTGCGGCCCTGGGGTCTCACGAATCGATATGGCCAGGCAGACCCTCCTCAAATGCCTGCCCCAGCTGGCGGGAAACCGACTCGGTATCGTCACCTTTGCGGGAAAGGCTTTCCCCCAGGCCGAACTCACCCAGGATTTCCAAGCCCTCCGGTTTGTGTTGAACCACTGGATCGCCGTCGATTCAGCCCCCTCTCAGGGCTCAAACATAGGAGCGGCCCTGTCCGAGGCAGCCGAACTATTTGACAGAGGAGAGAAAAAAAGGATCATTCTCCTTCTTTCCGACGGGGGACACAGACGGCAAAAGAACCTCCAGGCGGTCCTCACCCGCATCGCATCGGAGGGCGTCACCGTCGTGTGCGTCGGTTTCGGGACCAGGATGGGAGCACGGATCCCTGTTTACGACAAAGGCGATTTCAAGGAGTGGTTGAAGATCGACGGAGAAGAGATCGTGACCAGATTGAACGAGAGCACCCTCCAGGAGATCGCCAGGGCCACAGGGGGAAGATACCTCCACTCCGGTTCGGGAAAGGAACCCACCGGACTCTTCAGGGACCCTCGCATAGTCGGCGAGAAGGTACTCTCCGGAGGAAGAGAGGTATTTCAGATCCCCCTCGCTCTTTCCATCGTTCTCCTCTCTGTTGCCATGTACCTCGACCGCCGGTACGGATAGACCAAAGCACGGAAGCTCTCCGCCCCTCGTCGGACCGGGCCGGGAATTCCTGCCCCGTCCCCACGAACACGAATCACGAACACGACCTCTCCCCTTCGCCCCTGCCGGCAGGTACCCCACGAGGGTCAAAGAACTCCGGCGCAGCTTTCTTGACAGGCCCCGGATATTGAGCTAAAAAACAGAGGGATTTGCTGGGAGAACCCGAAGGCCGGGAGGCTTCCAACTCTTCAGCGACGGTCTCATGGAGGGGTTCTTGATGAAGAGGGTATTGGCGATAGCGGGTTCCGACTCGGGTGGAGGGGCGGGGATTCAGGCCGATCTCAAGGCGATTACGGCCCTGGGCGGATACGGAATGACCGCCATCACCGCCATCACCGCTCAAAACACCGTGGGCGTACAGGCAATCCACGAAGTGCCCCCCCGCCTGGTGGAGGCACAGATCGATTCGGTCGTCAATGATATCGGGATAGATGCGGTCAAGACCGGAATGCTCTTCACCCCTGAGATTGTGGCCCTTGTGGCCAGAAAGATCAGGCAGTACAGGATAAGACGGGTAGTGGTCGATCCGGTTATGGTGGCAAAGAGCGGTGACCCCCTGCTCAAGGAGGAAGCACGGAGGGCTTTGCAGGAGCTGCTCATCCCCGTGGCTCTCCTGGTAACGCCGAACCTACCAGAAGCGGAGATGCTCTGCGGCTTCGAGGTGAGCGACCATGACACCATGAGGGAGGCTGCCCGCAAGATACACAACATGGGTGCTCGGAACGTCTTGGTCAAGGGAGGCCACCTCGAAGGGGAGATCGTGGACATCCTTTACGACGGAAAGGCCTTCAGGGAATACACTGCTCCGAGGATTCCAACAAAGAATACCCATGGAACCGGCTGTACGTTCGCCTCGGCGATTGCCACAGAACTCGCCAAAGGGAAATCCCTCCACCACTCGGTTCTTGGGGCCAAAGCTCTGATCTCTTCTGCCATCAGGTTTTCCCTTTCCCTGGGCAAGGGACACGGCCCGACCAATCCCCATGCCGTCATGGCCAGAGAGGCCGAACGGTTCCGCGTGGTGGAATCCCTCGAGAACGTGCTGGAGAAATTGAAGGACAGGAGAATCGGCAGGCTCATCCCAGAGGTTCAGTCCAACCTGGGTTACGCTCTCCCCTATGCCGAGACGGAGCAACACGTGGCAGCTTTTCCCGGGAGAATAGTGAGGCTCGGGGATTCCATCGCCACGGTTTCGGGACCTGCCTTCGGTGCCTCCAGACACGTGGCGAGCATCATTCTCACCGTCATGGCTCGCGATCCCGCCTTCCGATCCGCCATGAACATCCGGTTCTCCGAGGAGATTCTCTCTGCCTGTCAAAGGGCCGGACTTCGGGTCAGCCACTTCGACCGTGCCCAAGAACCGCCCCGCATCAAGAAAGCCGAGGGCTTCTCCCTGGAGTGGGGCACCAAGACGGTCCTGAAAGAGGGTAAAGTGCCCGATATCATCTTCGACAGAGGAGAGGTAGGCAAGGAACCCATGGTGAGGGTCCTCGGCAAGAGCCCGGCGGAGGTGGCTCGAAAGGTCCTGGCCGTTCAGAGGGAGATGGAGAGATGATCCGCCATGGTTCGGAAGGGCCGCAACGGCCCTTGTCCCTGCCGCTCACCCTCGGCGGTTTTCTCCCATCCCTTCCCCGGTGCCGCTCAAGGATAGGCGTCCTCTCCAGAAGTGAGAGAACTCAACAAACAAATCCTTGACAAAAAAAACCGAAAGAATAAAATGGGTTATCTTTTCTGCCCGAGGTTTCCATGGATGCCCAGCTGGTGGTGAAGGAAGTGAAGAAGCATTTCGGCGGGATCCATGCCGTCGATGGCTGCTCTCTCTCGGTCAAGCGCCAGTCCATCACCGGCTTGATCGGTCCCAACGGTGCCGGCAAGACAACACTTTTTAATCTCATTACGGGTTTCTACAGGCCCGATTCAGGAGAGATATGGTTCAAGGGGAGTCGGGTCGATGGCCTTCCCTGTCATCAGATCGCCAGGAGAGCCCTCTGCAGGACCTTTCAGATTCCCCGAGAACTAAAAGAGATGACGGTTCTGGAGAACCTGATGCTCGTCCCTCCGAACCAGGCAGGCGAAAAGATCTGGAACAGCTGGTTTTTCCCTGGTCGAGTGAGAAAGCAGGAGAGGGAGATCAGGAGAAAAGCCGAAGGGGTCCTCGAGTTCGTCGAGCTGATCCATCTGAAAGACGAATACGCGAAGAACCTCTCTACCGGGCAGAAGAAGCTCCTGGAGCTGGCCCGGACCCTCATGGCCGATCCGGAGATGATCCTCCTCGATGAACCAGGGGCCGGGGTCAACCGGTCTCTCATGAAAAAACTCGTTGACAATATCCACAAGCTTCGATCCCAGGGGAAGACCTTCTTTGTCATCGAGCACGACATGAATCTGATTACCGAGCTCTGCGAAAGGGTGATCGTGATGAGCAAGGGGAAGGAACTTGCCGAGGGGACTTTCGAGGAGATCAAGGCGGATGACCGCGTCATCGAGGCCTATCTCGGAGGGCAGGTGTGAGTACTCTCGCGGTAGAAGACATCTACTCGGGATACGGGGAGACGGAAATCCTCCACGGTGTCTCCGTCGAAGTGGGCTCCGGGGAGATCGCAACCATCATCGGTCCAAACGGTTCGGGAAAGTCCACCCTCATGAAGACGATCTTCGGCCTCATAAGACCGACCAGGGGCAGGATAACACTGGAGGGTGAGGACATCACCGGGCTCCGGCCCGACCGGATCGTGAGAAGGGGGATGTGTTACGTTCCACAATCGAACAACGTCTTTCCCTCTCTCACCGTTCTCGAGAATCTGGAAATGGGAGCCTTTATCCGAGAGGACGACTATTCCCAGAGCCTCAGAGAGGTCCTCGATCGCTTCCCTGTCCTCGGGGAGAGGAAAAACCAGAGGGCAGGATCTCTCAGCGGTGGAGAGCAACAGATGCTGGCCATGGGTAAGGCCTTGATGCTCAATCCGAGGGTCCTCCTGCTCGACGAACCCTCGGCAGGGCTGGCCCCGCGGATGGTGGGAGAGATTCTCCAAAAGACCGTTGAGATAAAAAAGACGGGGGTGGCTATCCTCATGGTCGAGCAGAACGCAAAAGAGGGCCTGCGACTCTCGGACCGGGGCTATGTTCTGGCCATGGGAAAGAAACGTTTCGAGGACACGGGCCAGGCCCTTCTGAACAACCCCGACGTGGGCAGACTCTACTTGGGTGACTGAGATGGATATTCTTGGGCAGCTGCCCCAACTCATAGCCTACGGCTTGATCTCCGGAAGCATCATCACCCTGGGAGCCATCGGCCTCTCCCTGACATACGGAATTCTCAACTTTGCAAACTTCGCACACGGTGATGTCATGGCTCTCGGAGCGTTTCTCGCCCTCGCCCTGCTCGGGTTGGTAAAGGCCCTGGGGGTCCCGGCTTACACCTTCGGCCCCCTCTCCTTCGGACTTCCCATGGCCATCGCCCTGGTCTCTTCCATGGGCCTCACTGCCGTGGCCGCCATCGTCATCGACAGGATCCTCTACAGGCGGTTCCGGGAATCGGGTTCCATCGTTCTCCTCATCGCCTCCGTAGGAGTCGCCTTCGTGCTCCGGAACATAATACAGTTCATCTGGAGCCCTCTTCCGAACTACTACTTCAAGAAGATACAGATCTCGAAACGAATCCTCGGCATCCGCATAAAACCGGACGAGATCTTCATCATCATCTTCACCGCGGCCGCGGCTTTCTGCCTCCATCTCTTCTTGACCAGAACGAAAATGGGAAAGGCCATGCGGGCCACCTCGGACAATGCGGAGCTTGCAAAGGTGACCGGTATCGACACGGAACGGGTGGTCCTGTGGACCTGGGGGATCGGAGCGGCCCTGGCCGCCTCCGGGGGTGTTCTGGCCGGCATCGAGGACAAGTTCATCACCCCTGAACTCGGCTGGCAGCTTCTCCTCTACATATTCGCCGCGGTTATCCTTGGTGGAATAGGGAGCCCCTATGGGGCTGTGCTGGGAGGGATCATCATCGGCCTCTCCACGGAGATCTCGACGGCCTTTGTCAACACTGCTTACAAACCGGCTGTTGCTTTCATCATCCTCGTGGTCATGCTCTTGTTCAGACCTACCGGGCTGGTTAGGGGCAAATAGTGGAAACCTTCGTGGGATACCTCAACTATGTCGTCTTCTTCGCCATCCAGGGGGGGATCTTTGCCATCCTCTGCCTGGGGCTCAATATCCAGTGGGGCTATACAGGCCTCTTCAACATCGGCATTGCCGGATTCTATGCCGTCGGAGCTTATACCTCTGCCCTCCTGTCAGGCCCTCCACCCACACCTCTGGATTGGAGAATCGTGGGGGGATATCAACTCCCCTTTGTTGTAGGGTTGTTGGGCGCAATGGGGGTCTCCGGGATTCTCGCCTTTCTCATCGGTATCCCGACACTGAGGTTGAAAGAGGACTATCTGGCCATTGCCACCATCGGCATCGCTGAAGTGATCCGACTCGTTCTGAAAAACGAGGCATGGCTCACAAACAGCGTGTGGGGCCTGAAAAACCTTCCCTCCCCTCTCCAGGGTCCGATAGAGAGGGGGATTTCGGCCTTCCTCGCATCCCATCCCGACTTTCCACGGTGGCTGACGGTGCTTGTTTCCAGGGGGTATAACTGGTTCTACCTGGCCGTTGTAATGGTTCTCATTTTTCTTCTTTACAAGGCCAGTGAGAGGATCATCCGCTCACCCTGGGGAAGGGTCCTCAGGGCGATCCGCGAGGATGAGGCTGTGGCGGCAGTTTCGGGAAAGGACGTCTTCTGGTTCAAGATGCAGTCCCTCATCCTCGGATCGATGCTCATGGGACTGGCAGGTGGGCTTTACGCCCACTTTGCAAAGTTCATCGATGCCATGACATTCGAGCCCATGTTCGGAACTTTTATCATCTGGGTCATGCTCATCGCCGGAGGCAGCGGGAACAGCAAGGGGGCGATCCTCGGCTCTTTCACGATCTGGGCCGTATGGGCCGGCACGGATTTCGTAACAGGTCATATCCACATGGTCGGATACAGGGAGGGAGCCCTCAGGGTTATCCTGATCGGGCTCCTCCTCGAGATCATCCTGATCATGCGTCCCCAGGGGATACTCGGAGAGGAGAAGATGGTATCCAAGATGTATGAAGAAGAGGCGGTTCCAGAGAAGAAGAAACCCTAGCCGGGGCAAGGACCAAGAAGGAAGAGGGCCCGTCCTCCGGAGGATGGGCCCTCTTTTTTCTTCCGTGGGATGATATTCTACTTTACCGGCACGGTCCAGATGGGTACGGTCTTGCCGTTCCTTACCATCCAGATCTCTATGGCCGCTTCCTTCACGTCTCCCCTCTTGTCAAAGGTGATCGGCCCGGAAACACCCTGGTAGTTGACCTCCCTACCCTTTGCCAGGAGATCGAAGGCCTTGGCAAACTGGTTGTATTTTATGTGTGTCCCGGGAGCATTGGCAACCCTTCTCAGGTTATCCCGGATGGCCTTGCCCTGTTCCTTGAGGGGCATCTTGAGAAACCCACGGCGGGTCCTGGCAATGGCCAGGGCGATCAGCACCGTTGCATCGTAGGCCTGCATCCTGAAGGGGATGGTTACCGCATTGCTCACCTCCTTGGGACTCAGACCCTGTTGTGCCAGAAACGCCTTGTAGTCGTTTTCGAAAAGTGCGGCCTCGGCCACCTCGAGGGCCCCAGGCGCCGTGCCCACAGAGCCGTTGATGTAATCTTTGGCGGGACCTCCCGAAACCGCATCCCCCTTCATCCCGTCAGGGAAGATGTATCCCCCTTTGTAGCCGAGTTCCACCGCCTCGACAAGCTGTTTGTTCCCATCGACCGGGTAAGCTATGACGTTGAGCACGTCAGGATTCCTCCTGATGGCCGACTCCACCTCGCCCCGGTAGGAGGGTTTACCTTCTTCGTAGGGAACCATACCCACGATCTTGCCGCCTTTCTTCTCAAAGGCCCTCGCAAAGGCTTCGGCAAGCCCTTTTCCGTAGGCGTTGTTCACGAAGAGGATCGACGCGGTCTTGTAACCCTGGTTGGCGGCCACGGCTCCCTGTATAACCCCCTGGAGGGCGTCGGAAGGACAGGTCCTGAAAACAAAGTCGTTGTCCTTGAGCTCGGTCAACTGAGGCGAAGTGGAAGCGGGCGAAATGAGAACCACCCCGTTTGCGATGGTGACGCTCGACGCAGCCAGGGTTACGCCGCTTGACAGGGCACCCACAACGGCAGGAACCTTGTCGATCTCGACCAGTTTGGTTGCGGCGTCTCGCCCCACAGCCGGGGCTGTCGCCGTATCGCGGGTGACGATCTCAACCATCTTCCCGAAGATACCCCCGGCCCCATTGATCTGAGCAGCGGCAAGCTGGGCTCCGTAGTCGATGGGAGGTCCAAAAGGCGCCAGTCCCCCCGTCAGGGCGGTCAAAGAGCCGATCTTGATGGTGTCGGCAGCCCATCCCGCCGAAGCAAAAAACAGGACAATCAGAGAAATCGCAAGAATCTTCTTCATCGTAATCCTCCCTTCCCCAGATCATAGTGATCTGGCCTGGTTTTCCCGAGCAGGCTCTGAGCTCTATGGATCTCCTCACCTCCTTTCAGGATGCAATCAGATCTCCAGGTATTCCGGTTCCTTGCTTGCCCATCTACGACTTTCCGAATATAGCAGTTTTGTCCTTTTTGTCAACGAAAATTTCTTGCGGAGCTTCCCGATCTTTCGGTCAAGGATTCTCGGAAGTTGCCGAGTCTAGGGCCGCTTGCTTCTTTGACTGGAGAACAATCTCGTCCCTGACCGAGGTTGCTTTGAGTTGGTTTTCTGGTATACTTGTTTTTTTCTGTACGGGGGTGGCCGGGCGGTCCGAGGAAGCCCCGGAGTCCAGGGAAAGGGAAGATTGCCGAAAGGCATGGACCCGAGGCGCTTGAGAACGCCCCGACGCGAGGGAGACTGTGAAGAGTACCTTTTCCGTGAAGAAGGCAAGAAGAATCCAGGAACTCCCCCCTTACCTCTTCGCCGAGATCGATCGGAAAAAGGAAGAGATGGCCAGAAGGGGGGTCGACATCATAGATCTCGGCATCGGCGACCCGGATCTTCCCACCCCGGGGCGTATCGTGGAAGCCCTGCAGAGAGCGGTCCAAGATCCTTCGACCCACCGTTATCCCACCTACCGGGGGATGGGCGAATTCAGGAAATCCGTGGCCGCCTGGTACAAGAGGCGCTTCGGTGTCGACCTCGATCCTGAAAGGGAAGTGCTCATTCTCATAGGATCCAAGGAGGGAATTGCCCATATCCCACTCGCCTTTGTCGACCCGGGTGACGTGGTCCTGATCCCCAGTCCGGGTTACCCTGTCTACCGGGCTGCCACCCTGTTCGCGGGAGGGAACCCCCATCTGCTTCCCCTGTTGAAAGAAAACCGCTTTCTTCCGGACTTCTCAAGAGTCCCGCCCCCTGTTGCGGAAAGGGCCAAACTCCTCTTTGTCTCCTATCCGAACAACCCTACAGGGGCCGTGGCCGATTCGGAGTTCTTCCGAGAGGTGGTCAGCTATGCGTCGGAGAACAATATCATAGTCTGTCATGACGCCGCCTACTCGGAAATCGCCTACGACGGGTACAGGCCCCTCAGTTTTCTGGAGACCGACGGGGCCAAGGAAGTGGGCGTTGAATTCCATTCCCTCTCCAAGACGTACAGCATGACAGGATGGAGGGCCGGATTTGTCGTGGGAAACGGAGAAGTGATCGAGGGTCTCGGAAAGATAAAGACCAATGTGGACTCGGGTGTTTTCGGGGCCGTCCAGCGCGCGGGCATCGAAGCCCTGGAACACTGCCAGGAGGAATACAGACAGATTCTCGAAACCTACCAGCGCCGGCGTGACATGATGGTGGAGGCCCTGCGAGAGGCACGGTTCCGCTTCGAGAAACCCAGGGCAACTTTCTACCTCTGGGTCGAGGTGCCGCCTGGATACACATCGACCGAATTTGCCACCCTACTCCTATCCCAGGCCGGTATCGTCGTCACCCCTGGAAACGGCTTCGGCCAATGGGGCGAGGGATACGTCCGCCTCTCCCTCACGGTCGCCGAAGACCGGCTCAGAGAGGCGGCAGCGCGGCTCAGGGAGTTGAAGCTCCCTCCGGTCGAGTGATCACGGTCCGTCGCCTCTTGTCTTCCCGAGCTCTACCAGAAGCTGGGTCACCGCTTGATCGTTCCAGTCCCGCAGGCCGATGGCTTTCCCTATGATCATACCCCTCTTGTCTATCAAATAGGTTGCCGGGATGAGGCGGATTTGGAACAAGTCCATCACGTCCCCCCTTGGATCGTGGAGCACGGTAAAGGTGTAGCCGCGTCTCTCCACGAAATCCCTAACCACCCGAATGTCAGACAGATCAACGGAGACCGCAAGGACAACCACATCCCGGCCCCTGAACCGCCTGTGCAGTCCTTCAATGGAGGCCATCTCCGCCCGGCAGGGGGCGCACCACATGGCCCACACGCTGAGTATGACGATCCTGCCCCGAAGATCCGCAAGGCGGACAGGATTTCCCCTGACATCGGGCAGGACAAAATCCCGGGCCCTTTTCGGCCTCTTGATGCGGGTGATACGGGCTTTTTCGAAAAGAGGCGAGAGAGACTCGGCTTCAAATCCCAGGACAGGACCAAGCATGATGCCATGGACAAGAAAGAGACAGAGCACGATCCTTCGGGTAAGACGGGTCATCCCGAGGGCTCCCCGGGCTTCCTCCACTGCGAGGTTTCCCCAGGAGGCTCCCAGATCCTCGCCTCCGGGGCGAAGACGTCGACCCCGCCGGAAACCTTCTGAAGCACTTCGCGTGCAAAAAAGATGACAGACCCCGAGTACCGTCCCACTTCGACGATCCTCTCCAAGGACTTTCTCGCCTCCTCCGCACCTATGATCTCCCTTACCACTAGAAGCGAAGGAACCAGGAGAGCGCTCAAAAAGGGAATACCACGGCGAAGGCAGAACCTTACACCTTCCCTGTCATCGATCAGAAGGCCGTCCGGGCCGAGTTGGTAGAAGAGAATGATGGCCTCTCTCTCCCCTCCTCTGGGCAGTCTCAGATGGGACTCGAGGTCCCCACAGATCCCCCGGAC
The DNA window shown above is from Deltaproteobacteria bacterium and carries:
- a CDS encoding tetratricopeptide repeat protein, producing MRILAFVRRIRLYALIAGSLCLCYGIYEKYWYADLIAQAVRTVERNQFDTQYLEEAGKNLFASEDILSYNMGVRAYRARNLKKASEHFFEVIRNSGDPRWKERAYYNLGNIMAQLELPTKAAEMYREAIRLDPTDWESKYNLERLYVFYPRAFPKETEQASLDKEPGEEEPNKSQMGKHGVEEPDI
- a CDS encoding VWA domain-containing protein; its protein translation is MSLGFLNTRAFWTVSILPLVLGTLLWGIHRRRAILGEFGRIDLLAGFSRISLHRKRACQILLPILCLGLLITVVARPLVFGYSKQLLKGSLDVVAVLDVSKSMAAEDCGPGVSRIDMARQTLLKCLPQLAGNRLGIVTFAGKAFPQAELTQDFQALRFVLNHWIAVDSAPSQGSNIGAALSEAAELFDRGEKKRIILLLSDGGHRRQKNLQAVLTRIASEGVTVVCVGFGTRMGARIPVYDKGDFKEWLKIDGEEIVTRLNESTLQEIARATGGRYLHSGSGKEPTGLFRDPRIVGEKVLSGGREVFQIPLALSIVLLSVAMYLDRRYG
- a CDS encoding bifunctional hydroxymethylpyrimidine kinase/phosphomethylpyrimidine kinase, with amino-acid sequence MEGFLMKRVLAIAGSDSGGGAGIQADLKAITALGGYGMTAITAITAQNTVGVQAIHEVPPRLVEAQIDSVVNDIGIDAVKTGMLFTPEIVALVARKIRQYRIRRVVVDPVMVAKSGDPLLKEEARRALQELLIPVALLVTPNLPEAEMLCGFEVSDHDTMREAARKIHNMGARNVLVKGGHLEGEIVDILYDGKAFREYTAPRIPTKNTHGTGCTFASAIATELAKGKSLHHSVLGAKALISSAIRFSLSLGKGHGPTNPHAVMAREAERFRVVESLENVLEKLKDRRIGRLIPEVQSNLGYALPYAETEQHVAAFPGRIVRLGDSIATVSGPAFGASRHVASIILTVMARDPAFRSAMNIRFSEEILSACQRAGLRVSHFDRAQEPPRIKKAEGFSLEWGTKTVLKEGKVPDIIFDRGEVGKEPMVRVLGKSPAEVARKVLAVQREMER
- a CDS encoding ABC transporter ATP-binding protein is translated as MDAQLVVKEVKKHFGGIHAVDGCSLSVKRQSITGLIGPNGAGKTTLFNLITGFYRPDSGEIWFKGSRVDGLPCHQIARRALCRTFQIPRELKEMTVLENLMLVPPNQAGEKIWNSWFFPGRVRKQEREIRRKAEGVLEFVELIHLKDEYAKNLSTGQKKLLELARTLMADPEMILLDEPGAGVNRSLMKKLVDNIHKLRSQGKTFFVIEHDMNLITELCERVIVMSKGKELAEGTFEEIKADDRVIEAYLGGQV
- a CDS encoding ABC transporter ATP-binding protein, whose product is MSTLAVEDIYSGYGETEILHGVSVEVGSGEIATIIGPNGSGKSTLMKTIFGLIRPTRGRITLEGEDITGLRPDRIVRRGMCYVPQSNNVFPSLTVLENLEMGAFIREDDYSQSLREVLDRFPVLGERKNQRAGSLSGGEQQMLAMGKALMLNPRVLLLDEPSAGLAPRMVGEILQKTVEIKKTGVAILMVEQNAKEGLRLSDRGYVLAMGKKRFEDTGQALLNNPDVGRLYLGD
- a CDS encoding branched-chain amino acid ABC transporter permease; the protein is MDILGQLPQLIAYGLISGSIITLGAIGLSLTYGILNFANFAHGDVMALGAFLALALLGLVKALGVPAYTFGPLSFGLPMAIALVSSMGLTAVAAIVIDRILYRRFRESGSIVLLIASVGVAFVLRNIIQFIWSPLPNYYFKKIQISKRILGIRIKPDEIFIIIFTAAAAFCLHLFLTRTKMGKAMRATSDNAELAKVTGIDTERVVLWTWGIGAALAASGGVLAGIEDKFITPELGWQLLLYIFAAVILGGIGSPYGAVLGGIIIGLSTEISTAFVNTAYKPAVAFIILVVMLLFRPTGLVRGK
- a CDS encoding branched-chain amino acid ABC transporter permease — encoded protein: METFVGYLNYVVFFAIQGGIFAILCLGLNIQWGYTGLFNIGIAGFYAVGAYTSALLSGPPPTPLDWRIVGGYQLPFVVGLLGAMGVSGILAFLIGIPTLRLKEDYLAIATIGIAEVIRLVLKNEAWLTNSVWGLKNLPSPLQGPIERGISAFLASHPDFPRWLTVLVSRGYNWFYLAVVMVLIFLLYKASERIIRSPWGRVLRAIREDEAVAAVSGKDVFWFKMQSLILGSMLMGLAGGLYAHFAKFIDAMTFEPMFGTFIIWVMLIAGGSGNSKGAILGSFTIWAVWAGTDFVTGHIHMVGYREGALRVILIGLLLEIILIMRPQGILGEEKMVSKMYEEEAVPEKKKP
- a CDS encoding ABC transporter substrate-binding protein, which produces MKKILAISLIVLFFASAGWAADTIKIGSLTALTGGLAPFGPPIDYGAQLAAAQINGAGGIFGKMVEIVTRDTATAPAVGRDAATKLVEIDKVPAVVGALSSGVTLAASSVTIANGVVLISPASTSPQLTELKDNDFVFRTCPSDALQGVIQGAVAANQGYKTASILFVNNAYGKGLAEAFARAFEKKGGKIVGMVPYEEGKPSYRGEVESAIRRNPDVLNVIAYPVDGNKQLVEAVELGYKGGYIFPDGMKGDAVSGGPAKDYINGSVGTAPGALEVAEAALFENDYKAFLAQQGLSPKEVSNAVTIPFRMQAYDATVLIALAIARTRRGFLKMPLKEQGKAIRDNLRRVANAPGTHIKYNQFAKAFDLLAKGREVNYQGVSGPITFDKRGDVKEAAIEIWMVRNGKTVPIWTVPVK
- a CDS encoding LL-diaminopimelate aminotransferase, translated to MKKARRIQELPPYLFAEIDRKKEEMARRGVDIIDLGIGDPDLPTPGRIVEALQRAVQDPSTHRYPTYRGMGEFRKSVAAWYKRRFGVDLDPEREVLILIGSKEGIAHIPLAFVDPGDVVLIPSPGYPVYRAATLFAGGNPHLLPLLKENRFLPDFSRVPPPVAERAKLLFVSYPNNPTGAVADSEFFREVVSYASENNIIVCHDAAYSEIAYDGYRPLSFLETDGAKEVGVEFHSLSKTYSMTGWRAGFVVGNGEVIEGLGKIKTNVDSGVFGAVQRAGIEALEHCQEEYRQILETYQRRRDMMVEALREARFRFEKPRATFYLWVEVPPGYTSTEFATLLLSQAGIVVTPGNGFGQWGEGYVRLSLTVAEDRLREAAARLRELKLPPVE
- a CDS encoding TlpA family protein disulfide reductase; translation: MTRLTRRIVLCLFLVHGIMLGPVLGFEAESLSPLFEKARITRIKRPKRARDFVLPDVRGNPVRLADLRGRIVILSVWAMWCAPCRAEMASIEGLHRRFRGRDVVVLAVSVDLSDIRVVRDFVERRGYTFTVLHDPRGDVMDLFQIRLIPATYLIDKRGMIIGKAIGLRDWNDQAVTQLLVELGKTRGDGP